One segment of Tenrec ecaudatus isolate mTenEca1 chromosome 1, mTenEca1.hap1, whole genome shotgun sequence DNA contains the following:
- the PLEKHG5 gene encoding pleckstrin homology domain-containing family G member 5 isoform X3 produces MGTGPGVSARRAASRPGPGLPSRDSAPSWAPGRTHDAEGQVCHHADCQQLHLRGPLNLCEACDSKFHSAMHYDGHVRFDLPPQGSVLARNVSTRSCPPRTGPVADLEEEEEGCTDGKGDRKSTGLRLSKKKARRRHTDDPSKECFTLKFDLNVDIETEIVPAMKKKSLGEVLLPVFERKGITLGKVDIYLDQSNTPLSLTFEAYRFGGHYLRVKAKPGDEGKVEQGVKDSKSLSLPILRPAGAGAPTLERADPQSRRESLDILAPGRRRKNMLEFLGEVSIPGQEPAAPSSCSLPSTSSSNSGSSSSGSGSGPSSTGGESWKNRAASRFSGFFSSGPSASAFGREVDKMEQLGGKLQAYSLFGLPRLPRRLRFDHDSWEEDDEEEEENEDDGCLRLEDSWRELIDGHEKLTRRQCHQQEAVWELLHTEASYIKKLRVITNLFLCCLLNLQESGLLCEVEAERLFSNIPEIARLHRGLWGSVMAPVLEKARRTRALLQPGDFLKGFKMFGSLFRPYIRYCMEEEACMEYMRGLLRDNDLFRAYVTWAEKHQQCQRLKLSDMLAKPHQRLTKYPLLLKSLLRKTDEPRAKEAIVTMISSVERFIHHVNACMRQRQERQRLAAVVSRIDAYEVVEGSNDEVDKLLKEFLLLDLTVPIPGAPPEETRQLLLEGSLKMKEGKDSKMDVYCFLFTDLLLVTKAVKKAERTKVIRPPLLVDRIVCRELRDPGSFLLIHLNEFHSAVGAYTFQASGQALCRGWVDAIFNAQNQLQQLRAQEPPGSQQPLQSLEEEEDEQEEEDDEDGESSTSAASSPTILRKSSDSLDSQHCASDGSTETLAMVVVEPGETLSSPEFEGGPFSAQSDETSLSTTTSSITPTSELLPLGPVDGRSCSMDSAYGTLSPTSVQDFVAPAPVAEPVPRPPELPQVPSPPPSPRLRRRRTPVQLLPRLPHLLKSKSEASLLQLLSGNARLGAPPAPSRSRSELCLTAITPRARTQGPPLETRPCWDCQEAPSPGSGPELSESEDGASGPAREPTDPTKRRCRQLPSGSLPRVQPESPPSISAQHRKLTLAQLYRIRTTLLLNSTLTASEV; encoded by the exons GTATGCCACCACGCCGACTGCCAGCAGCTGCATCTCCGCGGGCCACTCAACCTCTGCGAAGCCTGTGACAGCAAGTTCCACAGCGCCATGCATTACGACGGGCATGTCCGCTTCGACCTGCCACCCCAAG gctcggTCCTGGCTCGGAACGTGTCCACCCGGTCCTGCCCCCCACGCACAGGCCCCGTGGCAgacttggaggaggaggaggaaggctgcACAGACGGCAAAGG GGACCGGAAGAGCACAGGCTTAAGACTCTCGAAGAAGAAGGCGAGGAGGAGACACACAGAT GACCCAAGCAAGGAGTGCTTCACCCTGAAATTCGACCTGAACGTGGATATCGAGACAGAGATTGTACCAGCCATGAAGAAGAAGTCTCTGGG GGAGGTGCTGCTGCCTGTGTTTGAAAGGAAGGGCATCACGCTGGGCAAAGTGGACATCTACCTGGACCAGTCCAACACGCCTCTCTCCCTTACCTTCGAGGCCTACAGGTTTGGAGGACACTACCTACGGGTCAAAG CCAAGCCCGGAGATGAAGGCAAGGTGGAGCAGGGAGTGAAGGATTCCAAGTCGCTGAGTCTGCCGATCCTGCGGCCAGCTGGGGCCGGGGCCCCCACCCTGGAGCGTGCAGACCCTCAGAGCCGCCGGGAGAGCCTCGACATCTTG GCCCCTGGTCGCCGCCGCAAGAACATGCTGGAGTTCCtgggggaggtgagcatccctgggCAGGAGCCAGCCGCCCCCTCCAGCTGCTCCCTGCCCAgcaccagcagcagcaacagcggcagcagcagcagcggcagcggcaGTGGCCCAAGCAGTACCggcggggagagctggaagaatcGGGCTGCCAGCCGCTTCAGCGGCTTCTTCAGCTCGGGCCCCAGTGCCAGTGCCTTTGGTCGG GAGGTGGACAAGATGGAGCAACTGGGAGGCAAGCTGCAGGCCTATAGCCTCTTTGGGCTGCCCCGGCTGCCCCGGCGACTGCGATTTGACCACGACTCCTGGGAGGAGgacgacgaggaggaggaggagaacgaGGATGACGGCTGCCTGAGGCTGGAGGACAGTTGGCGGGAACTCATTGATGGGCATGAG AAGCTGACACGGCGGCAGTGCCACCAGCAGGAGGCAGTGTGGGAGCTTctgcacacagaggcctcctacATCAAGAAGCTGCGGGTGATCACCAAC CTGTTCCTGTGCTGCCTTCTGAACCTGCAAGAGTCGGGGCTGCTGTGTGAG GTGGAGGCGGAGCGACTGTTCAGCAACATCCCCGAGATCGCGCGGCTGCACCGCGGGCTATGGGGCAGCGTGATGGCGCCGGTGTTGGAGAAGGCGCGGCGCACGCGGGCACTCCTGCAGCCCGGGGACTTCCTCAAAGGCTTCAAGATG TTCGGCTCGCTCTTCAGACCCTACATCCGCTACTGCATGGAGGAGGAGGCCTGCATGGAGTACATGCGGGGGCTGCTCCGGGACAACGACCTTTTCCGCGCCTACGTCACG TGGGCCGAGAAGCACCAGCAGTGCCAGCGGCTGAAGCTGAGCGACATGCTGGCCAAGCCCCACCAGCGACTCACCAAGTACCCTTTGCTGCTCAAGTCCCTGCTGCGGAAGACGGATGAGCCGCGAGCCAAGGAAGCCATCGTCACCATG ATCAGCTCAGTGGAGCGCTTCATCCACCACGTGAACGCGTGCATGCGGCAGCGGCAGGAGCGGCAGCGGCTGGCGGCGGTGGTGAGCCGCATCGATGCCTACGAGGTGGTGGAAGGCAGCAACGACGAAGTGGATAAG ctcCTGAAGGAGTTCCTGCTGCTGGACTTGACGGTGCCCATTCCCGGTGCCCCCCCAGAGGAGACCCGGCAGCTGCTGCTGGAGGGGAGCCTGAAAATGAAGGAGGGGAAGGACAGCAAG ATGGACGTGTACTGCTTCCTCTTCACAGACCTGCTCTTGGTGACCAAGGCAGTGAAGAAGGCTGAGAGGACTAAGGTCATCAGGCCACCACTGCTAGTGGACAGGATTGTGTGTCGGGAGCTGCGGGACCCtg GGTCCTTCCTCCTCATCCACCTGAATGAGTTCCACAGTGCCGTGGGGGCCTACACCTTCCAGGCCAGCGGCCAGGCCTTATGCCGCGGCTGGGTTGACGCCATTTTCAATGCCCAG AACCAGCTGCAGCAGCTGCGTGCGCAGGAGCCTCCAGGCAGCCAACAGCCCCTGCAgagcctggaggaggaggaggatgagcagGAAGAAGAGGATGATGAAGATGGGGAGAGCAGCACATCGGCAGCCAGCTCCCCCACCATTCTACGCAAAAGCAGCGATAGCCTGGACTCTCAGCACTG TGCCTCAGACGGCTCCACAGAGAccctggccatggtggtggtagaGCCGGGGGAGACGCTGTCCTCTCCTGAGTTTGAAGGCGGCCCCTTCAGCGCCCAGTCAGATGAGACCTCCCTCAGCACCACAACCTCCTCCATCACTCCCACCAGCGAGCTGCTGCCCCTGGGCCCAGTGGACGGCCGGTCCTGTTCCATGGACTCTGCCTACGGCACCCTCTCGCCCACCTCCGTACAGGACTTTGTGGCCCCAGCCCCTGTGGCGGAGCCAGTACCCAGGCCCCCAGAGTTGCCTCAAGTGCCCtcgcccccaccctcaccccgtcTTCGCCGCCGCCGCACCCCTGTCCAGCTGCTGCCCCGCCTGCCCCACTTGCTCAAGTCCAAGTCGGAGGCAAGCCTCCTTCAGCTGCTGTCAGGGAATGCCAGGCTCGGAGCACCTCCAGCACCCAGCCGCAGCCGCTCTGAGCTCTGCCTGACTGCTATCACTCCCAGAGCTAGGACTCAGGGCCCGCCTCTGGAAACTAGGCCCTGCTGGGACTGCCAAGAGGCACCCAGCCCTGGCAGTGGCCCTGAGCTGTCCGAGTCTGAGGATGGAGCCAGCGGCCCAGCTAGGGAGCCTACAGACCCTACCAAGAGGCGGTGCAGGCAGCTGCCCTCAGGGTCCTTGCCCAGGGTCCAGCCTGAGTCCCCCCCAAGCATCTCTGCCCAGCACAGAAAGCTGACCTTGGCCCAGCTCTATCGAATCAGGACCACCCTGCTTCTCAACTCCACGCTCACTGCTTC ggaggtgtGA
- the PLEKHG5 gene encoding pleckstrin homology domain-containing family G member 5 isoform X2: MDDRSPAKEKGLCCQNPDCMDKGRAAKVCHHADCQQLHLRGPLNLCEACDSKFHSAMHYDGHVRFDLPPQGSVLARNVSTRSCPPRTGPVADLEEEEEGCTDGKGDRKSTGLRLSKKKARRRHTDDPSKECFTLKFDLNVDIETEIVPAMKKKSLGEVLLPVFERKGITLGKVDIYLDQSNTPLSLTFEAYRFGGHYLRVKAKPGDEGKVEQGVKDSKSLSLPILRPAGAGAPTLERADPQSRRESLDILAPGRRRKNMLEFLGEVSIPGQEPAAPSSCSLPSTSSSNSGSSSSGSGSGPSSTGGESWKNRAASRFSGFFSSGPSASAFGREVDKMEQLGGKLQAYSLFGLPRLPRRLRFDHDSWEEDDEEEEENEDDGCLRLEDSWRELIDGHEKLTRRQCHQQEAVWELLHTEASYIKKLRVITNLFLCCLLNLQESGLLCEVEAERLFSNIPEIARLHRGLWGSVMAPVLEKARRTRALLQPGDFLKGFKMFGSLFRPYIRYCMEEEACMEYMRGLLRDNDLFRAYVTWAEKHQQCQRLKLSDMLAKPHQRLTKYPLLLKSLLRKTDEPRAKEAIVTMISSVERFIHHVNACMRQRQERQRLAAVVSRIDAYEVVEGSNDEVDKLLKEFLLLDLTVPIPGAPPEETRQLLLEGSLKMKEGKDSKMDVYCFLFTDLLLVTKAVKKAERTKVIRPPLLVDRIVCRELRDPGSFLLIHLNEFHSAVGAYTFQASGQALCRGWVDAIFNAQNQLQQLRAQEPPGSQQPLQSLEEEEDEQEEEDDEDGESSTSAASSPTILRKSSDSLDSQHCASDGSTETLAMVVVEPGETLSSPEFEGGPFSAQSDETSLSTTTSSITPTSELLPLGPVDGRSCSMDSAYGTLSPTSVQDFVAPAPVAEPVPRPPELPQVPSPPPSPRLRRRRTPVQLLPRLPHLLKSKSEASLLQLLSGNARLGAPPAPSRSRSELCLTAITPRARTQGPPLETRPCWDCQEAPSPGSGPELSESEDGASGPAREPTDPTKRRCRQLPSGSLPRVQPESPPSISAQHRKLTLAQLYRIRTTLLLNSTLTAS; encoded by the exons GTATGCCACCACGCCGACTGCCAGCAGCTGCATCTCCGCGGGCCACTCAACCTCTGCGAAGCCTGTGACAGCAAGTTCCACAGCGCCATGCATTACGACGGGCATGTCCGCTTCGACCTGCCACCCCAAG gctcggTCCTGGCTCGGAACGTGTCCACCCGGTCCTGCCCCCCACGCACAGGCCCCGTGGCAgacttggaggaggaggaggaaggctgcACAGACGGCAAAGG GGACCGGAAGAGCACAGGCTTAAGACTCTCGAAGAAGAAGGCGAGGAGGAGACACACAGAT GACCCAAGCAAGGAGTGCTTCACCCTGAAATTCGACCTGAACGTGGATATCGAGACAGAGATTGTACCAGCCATGAAGAAGAAGTCTCTGGG GGAGGTGCTGCTGCCTGTGTTTGAAAGGAAGGGCATCACGCTGGGCAAAGTGGACATCTACCTGGACCAGTCCAACACGCCTCTCTCCCTTACCTTCGAGGCCTACAGGTTTGGAGGACACTACCTACGGGTCAAAG CCAAGCCCGGAGATGAAGGCAAGGTGGAGCAGGGAGTGAAGGATTCCAAGTCGCTGAGTCTGCCGATCCTGCGGCCAGCTGGGGCCGGGGCCCCCACCCTGGAGCGTGCAGACCCTCAGAGCCGCCGGGAGAGCCTCGACATCTTG GCCCCTGGTCGCCGCCGCAAGAACATGCTGGAGTTCCtgggggaggtgagcatccctgggCAGGAGCCAGCCGCCCCCTCCAGCTGCTCCCTGCCCAgcaccagcagcagcaacagcggcagcagcagcagcggcagcggcaGTGGCCCAAGCAGTACCggcggggagagctggaagaatcGGGCTGCCAGCCGCTTCAGCGGCTTCTTCAGCTCGGGCCCCAGTGCCAGTGCCTTTGGTCGG GAGGTGGACAAGATGGAGCAACTGGGAGGCAAGCTGCAGGCCTATAGCCTCTTTGGGCTGCCCCGGCTGCCCCGGCGACTGCGATTTGACCACGACTCCTGGGAGGAGgacgacgaggaggaggaggagaacgaGGATGACGGCTGCCTGAGGCTGGAGGACAGTTGGCGGGAACTCATTGATGGGCATGAG AAGCTGACACGGCGGCAGTGCCACCAGCAGGAGGCAGTGTGGGAGCTTctgcacacagaggcctcctacATCAAGAAGCTGCGGGTGATCACCAAC CTGTTCCTGTGCTGCCTTCTGAACCTGCAAGAGTCGGGGCTGCTGTGTGAG GTGGAGGCGGAGCGACTGTTCAGCAACATCCCCGAGATCGCGCGGCTGCACCGCGGGCTATGGGGCAGCGTGATGGCGCCGGTGTTGGAGAAGGCGCGGCGCACGCGGGCACTCCTGCAGCCCGGGGACTTCCTCAAAGGCTTCAAGATG TTCGGCTCGCTCTTCAGACCCTACATCCGCTACTGCATGGAGGAGGAGGCCTGCATGGAGTACATGCGGGGGCTGCTCCGGGACAACGACCTTTTCCGCGCCTACGTCACG TGGGCCGAGAAGCACCAGCAGTGCCAGCGGCTGAAGCTGAGCGACATGCTGGCCAAGCCCCACCAGCGACTCACCAAGTACCCTTTGCTGCTCAAGTCCCTGCTGCGGAAGACGGATGAGCCGCGAGCCAAGGAAGCCATCGTCACCATG ATCAGCTCAGTGGAGCGCTTCATCCACCACGTGAACGCGTGCATGCGGCAGCGGCAGGAGCGGCAGCGGCTGGCGGCGGTGGTGAGCCGCATCGATGCCTACGAGGTGGTGGAAGGCAGCAACGACGAAGTGGATAAG ctcCTGAAGGAGTTCCTGCTGCTGGACTTGACGGTGCCCATTCCCGGTGCCCCCCCAGAGGAGACCCGGCAGCTGCTGCTGGAGGGGAGCCTGAAAATGAAGGAGGGGAAGGACAGCAAG ATGGACGTGTACTGCTTCCTCTTCACAGACCTGCTCTTGGTGACCAAGGCAGTGAAGAAGGCTGAGAGGACTAAGGTCATCAGGCCACCACTGCTAGTGGACAGGATTGTGTGTCGGGAGCTGCGGGACCCtg GGTCCTTCCTCCTCATCCACCTGAATGAGTTCCACAGTGCCGTGGGGGCCTACACCTTCCAGGCCAGCGGCCAGGCCTTATGCCGCGGCTGGGTTGACGCCATTTTCAATGCCCAG AACCAGCTGCAGCAGCTGCGTGCGCAGGAGCCTCCAGGCAGCCAACAGCCCCTGCAgagcctggaggaggaggaggatgagcagGAAGAAGAGGATGATGAAGATGGGGAGAGCAGCACATCGGCAGCCAGCTCCCCCACCATTCTACGCAAAAGCAGCGATAGCCTGGACTCTCAGCACTG TGCCTCAGACGGCTCCACAGAGAccctggccatggtggtggtagaGCCGGGGGAGACGCTGTCCTCTCCTGAGTTTGAAGGCGGCCCCTTCAGCGCCCAGTCAGATGAGACCTCCCTCAGCACCACAACCTCCTCCATCACTCCCACCAGCGAGCTGCTGCCCCTGGGCCCAGTGGACGGCCGGTCCTGTTCCATGGACTCTGCCTACGGCACCCTCTCGCCCACCTCCGTACAGGACTTTGTGGCCCCAGCCCCTGTGGCGGAGCCAGTACCCAGGCCCCCAGAGTTGCCTCAAGTGCCCtcgcccccaccctcaccccgtcTTCGCCGCCGCCGCACCCCTGTCCAGCTGCTGCCCCGCCTGCCCCACTTGCTCAAGTCCAAGTCGGAGGCAAGCCTCCTTCAGCTGCTGTCAGGGAATGCCAGGCTCGGAGCACCTCCAGCACCCAGCCGCAGCCGCTCTGAGCTCTGCCTGACTGCTATCACTCCCAGAGCTAGGACTCAGGGCCCGCCTCTGGAAACTAGGCCCTGCTGGGACTGCCAAGAGGCACCCAGCCCTGGCAGTGGCCCTGAGCTGTCCGAGTCTGAGGATGGAGCCAGCGGCCCAGCTAGGGAGCCTACAGACCCTACCAAGAGGCGGTGCAGGCAGCTGCCCTCAGGGTCCTTGCCCAGGGTCCAGCCTGAGTCCCCCCCAAGCATCTCTGCCCAGCACAGAAAGCTGACCTTGGCCCAGCTCTATCGAATCAGGACCACCCTGCTTCTCAACTCCACGCTCACTGCTTCGTGA
- the PLEKHG5 gene encoding pleckstrin homology domain-containing family G member 5 isoform X4, with amino-acid sequence MGTGPGVSARRAASRPGPGLPSRDSAPSWAPGRTHDAEGQVCHHADCQQLHLRGPLNLCEACDSKFHSAMHYDGHVRFDLPPQGSVLARNVSTRSCPPRTGPVADLEEEEEGCTDGKGDRKSTGLRLSKKKARRRHTDDPSKECFTLKFDLNVDIETEIVPAMKKKSLGEVLLPVFERKGITLGKVDIYLDQSNTPLSLTFEAYRFGGHYLRVKAKPGDEGKVEQGVKDSKSLSLPILRPAGAGAPTLERADPQSRRESLDILAPGRRRKNMLEFLGEVSIPGQEPAAPSSCSLPSTSSSNSGSSSSGSGSGPSSTGGESWKNRAASRFSGFFSSGPSASAFGREVDKMEQLGGKLQAYSLFGLPRLPRRLRFDHDSWEEDDEEEEENEDDGCLRLEDSWRELIDGHEKLTRRQCHQQEAVWELLHTEASYIKKLRVITNLFLCCLLNLQESGLLCEVEAERLFSNIPEIARLHRGLWGSVMAPVLEKARRTRALLQPGDFLKGFKMFGSLFRPYIRYCMEEEACMEYMRGLLRDNDLFRAYVTWAEKHQQCQRLKLSDMLAKPHQRLTKYPLLLKSLLRKTDEPRAKEAIVTMISSVERFIHHVNACMRQRQERQRLAAVVSRIDAYEVVEGSNDEVDKLLKEFLLLDLTVPIPGAPPEETRQLLLEGSLKMKEGKDSKMDVYCFLFTDLLLVTKAVKKAERTKVIRPPLLVDRIVCRELRDPGSFLLIHLNEFHSAVGAYTFQASGQALCRGWVDAIFNAQNQLQQLRAQEPPGSQQPLQSLEEEEDEQEEEDDEDGESSTSAASSPTILRKSSDSLDSQHCASDGSTETLAMVVVEPGETLSSPEFEGGPFSAQSDETSLSTTTSSITPTSELLPLGPVDGRSCSMDSAYGTLSPTSVQDFVAPAPVAEPVPRPPELPQVPSPPPSPRLRRRRTPVQLLPRLPHLLKSKSEASLLQLLSGNARLGAPPAPSRSRSELCLTAITPRARTQGPPLETRPCWDCQEAPSPGSGPELSESEDGASGPAREPTDPTKRRCRQLPSGSLPRVQPESPPSISAQHRKLTLAQLYRIRTTLLLNSTLTAS; translated from the exons GTATGCCACCACGCCGACTGCCAGCAGCTGCATCTCCGCGGGCCACTCAACCTCTGCGAAGCCTGTGACAGCAAGTTCCACAGCGCCATGCATTACGACGGGCATGTCCGCTTCGACCTGCCACCCCAAG gctcggTCCTGGCTCGGAACGTGTCCACCCGGTCCTGCCCCCCACGCACAGGCCCCGTGGCAgacttggaggaggaggaggaaggctgcACAGACGGCAAAGG GGACCGGAAGAGCACAGGCTTAAGACTCTCGAAGAAGAAGGCGAGGAGGAGACACACAGAT GACCCAAGCAAGGAGTGCTTCACCCTGAAATTCGACCTGAACGTGGATATCGAGACAGAGATTGTACCAGCCATGAAGAAGAAGTCTCTGGG GGAGGTGCTGCTGCCTGTGTTTGAAAGGAAGGGCATCACGCTGGGCAAAGTGGACATCTACCTGGACCAGTCCAACACGCCTCTCTCCCTTACCTTCGAGGCCTACAGGTTTGGAGGACACTACCTACGGGTCAAAG CCAAGCCCGGAGATGAAGGCAAGGTGGAGCAGGGAGTGAAGGATTCCAAGTCGCTGAGTCTGCCGATCCTGCGGCCAGCTGGGGCCGGGGCCCCCACCCTGGAGCGTGCAGACCCTCAGAGCCGCCGGGAGAGCCTCGACATCTTG GCCCCTGGTCGCCGCCGCAAGAACATGCTGGAGTTCCtgggggaggtgagcatccctgggCAGGAGCCAGCCGCCCCCTCCAGCTGCTCCCTGCCCAgcaccagcagcagcaacagcggcagcagcagcagcggcagcggcaGTGGCCCAAGCAGTACCggcggggagagctggaagaatcGGGCTGCCAGCCGCTTCAGCGGCTTCTTCAGCTCGGGCCCCAGTGCCAGTGCCTTTGGTCGG GAGGTGGACAAGATGGAGCAACTGGGAGGCAAGCTGCAGGCCTATAGCCTCTTTGGGCTGCCCCGGCTGCCCCGGCGACTGCGATTTGACCACGACTCCTGGGAGGAGgacgacgaggaggaggaggagaacgaGGATGACGGCTGCCTGAGGCTGGAGGACAGTTGGCGGGAACTCATTGATGGGCATGAG AAGCTGACACGGCGGCAGTGCCACCAGCAGGAGGCAGTGTGGGAGCTTctgcacacagaggcctcctacATCAAGAAGCTGCGGGTGATCACCAAC CTGTTCCTGTGCTGCCTTCTGAACCTGCAAGAGTCGGGGCTGCTGTGTGAG GTGGAGGCGGAGCGACTGTTCAGCAACATCCCCGAGATCGCGCGGCTGCACCGCGGGCTATGGGGCAGCGTGATGGCGCCGGTGTTGGAGAAGGCGCGGCGCACGCGGGCACTCCTGCAGCCCGGGGACTTCCTCAAAGGCTTCAAGATG TTCGGCTCGCTCTTCAGACCCTACATCCGCTACTGCATGGAGGAGGAGGCCTGCATGGAGTACATGCGGGGGCTGCTCCGGGACAACGACCTTTTCCGCGCCTACGTCACG TGGGCCGAGAAGCACCAGCAGTGCCAGCGGCTGAAGCTGAGCGACATGCTGGCCAAGCCCCACCAGCGACTCACCAAGTACCCTTTGCTGCTCAAGTCCCTGCTGCGGAAGACGGATGAGCCGCGAGCCAAGGAAGCCATCGTCACCATG ATCAGCTCAGTGGAGCGCTTCATCCACCACGTGAACGCGTGCATGCGGCAGCGGCAGGAGCGGCAGCGGCTGGCGGCGGTGGTGAGCCGCATCGATGCCTACGAGGTGGTGGAAGGCAGCAACGACGAAGTGGATAAG ctcCTGAAGGAGTTCCTGCTGCTGGACTTGACGGTGCCCATTCCCGGTGCCCCCCCAGAGGAGACCCGGCAGCTGCTGCTGGAGGGGAGCCTGAAAATGAAGGAGGGGAAGGACAGCAAG ATGGACGTGTACTGCTTCCTCTTCACAGACCTGCTCTTGGTGACCAAGGCAGTGAAGAAGGCTGAGAGGACTAAGGTCATCAGGCCACCACTGCTAGTGGACAGGATTGTGTGTCGGGAGCTGCGGGACCCtg GGTCCTTCCTCCTCATCCACCTGAATGAGTTCCACAGTGCCGTGGGGGCCTACACCTTCCAGGCCAGCGGCCAGGCCTTATGCCGCGGCTGGGTTGACGCCATTTTCAATGCCCAG AACCAGCTGCAGCAGCTGCGTGCGCAGGAGCCTCCAGGCAGCCAACAGCCCCTGCAgagcctggaggaggaggaggatgagcagGAAGAAGAGGATGATGAAGATGGGGAGAGCAGCACATCGGCAGCCAGCTCCCCCACCATTCTACGCAAAAGCAGCGATAGCCTGGACTCTCAGCACTG TGCCTCAGACGGCTCCACAGAGAccctggccatggtggtggtagaGCCGGGGGAGACGCTGTCCTCTCCTGAGTTTGAAGGCGGCCCCTTCAGCGCCCAGTCAGATGAGACCTCCCTCAGCACCACAACCTCCTCCATCACTCCCACCAGCGAGCTGCTGCCCCTGGGCCCAGTGGACGGCCGGTCCTGTTCCATGGACTCTGCCTACGGCACCCTCTCGCCCACCTCCGTACAGGACTTTGTGGCCCCAGCCCCTGTGGCGGAGCCAGTACCCAGGCCCCCAGAGTTGCCTCAAGTGCCCtcgcccccaccctcaccccgtcTTCGCCGCCGCCGCACCCCTGTCCAGCTGCTGCCCCGCCTGCCCCACTTGCTCAAGTCCAAGTCGGAGGCAAGCCTCCTTCAGCTGCTGTCAGGGAATGCCAGGCTCGGAGCACCTCCAGCACCCAGCCGCAGCCGCTCTGAGCTCTGCCTGACTGCTATCACTCCCAGAGCTAGGACTCAGGGCCCGCCTCTGGAAACTAGGCCCTGCTGGGACTGCCAAGAGGCACCCAGCCCTGGCAGTGGCCCTGAGCTGTCCGAGTCTGAGGATGGAGCCAGCGGCCCAGCTAGGGAGCCTACAGACCCTACCAAGAGGCGGTGCAGGCAGCTGCCCTCAGGGTCCTTGCCCAGGGTCCAGCCTGAGTCCCCCCCAAGCATCTCTGCCCAGCACAGAAAGCTGACCTTGGCCCAGCTCTATCGAATCAGGACCACCCTGCTTCTCAACTCCACGCTCACTGCTTCGTGA